From the genome of Geminocystis herdmanii PCC 6308, one region includes:
- a CDS encoding type II toxin-antitoxin system RelE/ParE family toxin produces the protein MKILWSKGFKRSYQKVIQKNPQLKSRIADVIKILANDPFTPSIKSHKLTGNLSGLWSCSVAYDCRIIFSFSEDGKLLEMMILLIDIGSHDDVYR, from the coding sequence ATGAAGATATTATGGAGTAAAGGTTTTAAGCGTTCTTATCAGAAAGTCATTCAAAAAAATCCCCAGTTAAAATCAAGAATTGCGGATGTAATTAAAATATTGGCAAACGATCCTTTTACTCCTTCGATTAAATCTCATAAATTAACTGGAAATTTGTCAGGACTTTGGTCTTGTTCTGTCGCTTATGACTGTAGAATTATTTTTAGTTTTTCTGAAGACGGGAAGTTATTAGAAATGATGATTTTGTTAATTGATATTGGCAGTCACGATGATGTTTATCGATGA
- the sufB gene encoding Fe-S cluster assembly protein SufB, giving the protein MSASVKTLVNQPYKYGFITDIESDTIPKGLSEDVVRLISLKKNEPEFMLEFRLKAYRQWLTMTEPEWAHVGYPSINYQDIIYYSAPKQQKKKLDSLDEVDPTLLEAFEKLGIPLSEQKRLGNVAVDAIFDSVSIATTFKDKLAKDGVIFCSISEALQEHPDLIQKYLGSVVPSADNYFAALNGAVFSDGSFVFIPKGVKCPMELSTYFRINNGDTGQFERTLIVAEEGASVSYLEGCTAPMYDSNQLHAAVVELVALDNADIKYSTVQNWYAGDEKGKGGIYNFVTKRGLCKGVNSKISWTQVETGSAITWKYPSCVLVGDNSVGEFYSIALTNNMQQADTGTKMVHIGKNTRSTIISKGISAGNSKNSYRGLVKMGNKATGARNYSQCDSMLIGDNAEANTFPYIQVDNSRAKVEHEASTSKIGEDQLFYFAQRGISEEDAVSMLVSGFCKDVLNELPMEFAAEADKLLSLKLEGSVG; this is encoded by the coding sequence ATGAGCGCTTCTGTTAAAACTTTAGTTAATCAGCCTTATAAATACGGATTTATTACAGATATTGAGTCGGATACTATTCCTAAAGGTTTAAGTGAAGATGTGGTGAGATTGATTTCTCTCAAGAAAAATGAGCCTGAATTTATGTTAGAATTTCGTCTCAAGGCTTATCGTCAATGGTTGACAATGACTGAACCAGAATGGGCTCATGTGGGTTATCCTAGTATTAATTATCAAGATATTATTTATTACAGCGCGCCTAAACAACAAAAGAAAAAATTGGATAGTCTTGATGAAGTTGATCCCACTTTATTAGAAGCCTTTGAAAAGTTAGGTATCCCATTATCTGAGCAAAAGCGCCTAGGAAATGTCGCCGTTGATGCTATTTTTGATAGTGTCTCGATCGCAACCACTTTTAAGGATAAACTAGCTAAAGATGGTGTTATTTTCTGCTCTATTTCCGAAGCATTGCAAGAGCATCCTGATTTAATTCAAAAATATTTAGGTAGTGTTGTACCTTCAGCAGACAACTATTTTGCGGCGCTTAATGGTGCAGTTTTTAGTGATGGTTCATTTGTATTTATTCCGAAAGGGGTAAAATGTCCTATGGAATTATCGACTTATTTTCGTATCAATAACGGTGATACGGGGCAGTTTGAACGTACTTTAATTGTAGCTGAAGAAGGGGCTTCCGTAAGTTATTTAGAAGGTTGTACTGCACCCATGTATGATAGTAACCAACTTCATGCGGCGGTGGTGGAATTGGTGGCTTTGGATAACGCTGATATTAAATATTCCACAGTACAAAATTGGTATGCAGGAGATGAAAAAGGTAAAGGTGGTATTTATAATTTTGTGACTAAGCGCGGTTTATGTAAAGGAGTTAACTCAAAAATTTCTTGGACTCAAGTGGAGACTGGTTCTGCGATAACATGGAAATATCCTAGCTGTGTTTTAGTGGGTGATAATTCTGTGGGAGAATTTTATTCGATCGCCTTGACAAATAATATGCAACAGGCGGACACTGGAACTAAGATGGTACATATTGGCAAAAATACCCGCAGTACAATTATTTCTAAGGGAATATCCGCAGGAAACTCGAAAAATAGCTATCGTGGCTTAGTGAAAATGGGTAATAAAGCCACTGGTGCAAGAAATTACTCTCAATGTGATTCCATGTTAATTGGTGACAATGCCGAAGCCAACACTTTCCCTTATATTCAAGTGGATAATAGTCGTGCTAAAGTCGAACATGAGGCTTCTACTTCTAAGATTGGCGAAGATCAACTGTTCTATTTTGCTCAACGGGGCATTTCCGAAGAAGATGCGGTGTCAATGTTGGTAAGTGGTTTTTGTAAAGATGTGTTAAACGAGTTACCCATGGAATTTGCGGCGGAAGCTGATAAACTTCTCAGTCTCAAGTTAGAAGGTAGTGTGGGTTAG
- a CDS encoding potassium/proton antiporter, which produces MTLSIEQIFIIVGILLLSSVFASKISNKFGIPALLLFLLIGILAGSEGIGGIKFDDYIIARYLADTALTLILFAGGLDTEWKKIKPLLKEGLILSTVGVVITTLLVGTFAWLILGSYTSFSLGTMGITWIDGLLLGAIISSTDAAAVFSILKSSQIKLKNNIQPLLELESGSNDPVAILLTTSIIGIITMGDFSPVQFVTNLVIQIILGILFGCITGFVIVKVINRIRLNSPGLYPVCSVGLLLLSFGITASFNGNAFLDVYIAGIIFREEVVKNKDLIVSFHDSLSWLMQIIMFLTLGLLVLPSQFSPVVGVSVSIALFLIFVARPLSVFLCLSPIKKYNNRQKLFISWVGLRGAVPIILSLMPVINGIENGKEIFNLVFFLVITSILIQGLSLVPMAKFLKVVD; this is translated from the coding sequence ATGACATTATCGATCGAACAAATTTTTATCATTGTCGGTATTTTATTATTATCCAGTGTTTTTGCCAGTAAAATCTCGAACAAATTTGGGATTCCTGCATTATTGTTATTTTTATTGATTGGTATTTTGGCAGGAAGTGAAGGCATCGGAGGCATCAAATTTGATGATTATATCATTGCCCGATACTTAGCGGATACCGCTTTAACCTTAATTCTGTTTGCTGGTGGTTTAGACACAGAATGGAAAAAAATAAAACCCCTCTTAAAAGAAGGCTTAATCCTTTCTACCGTGGGAGTAGTGATAACGACATTATTAGTCGGCACTTTTGCATGGTTGATTTTGGGGAGTTATACTAGCTTTTCTCTTGGCACTATGGGTATTACTTGGATTGATGGATTATTACTAGGCGCAATTATTTCTTCCACGGATGCGGCGGCTGTCTTTTCTATCTTAAAATCCAGTCAAATTAAACTCAAAAACAATATACAACCCTTGTTAGAGTTGGAATCTGGCAGTAATGATCCTGTAGCGATACTTTTAACTACATCGATAATTGGCATTATCACTATGGGAGATTTTTCTCCTGTGCAATTCGTAACAAATTTAGTGATTCAAATTATTTTAGGGATTTTATTTGGTTGTATCACAGGTTTTGTTATTGTCAAAGTCATCAACCGTATTAGATTAAATTCCCCCGGATTATATCCCGTTTGCAGTGTTGGCTTACTGTTATTAAGTTTTGGCATCACCGCCTCTTTTAATGGCAATGCCTTTTTAGACGTTTATATTGCTGGAATAATTTTTAGGGAAGAAGTGGTGAAAAACAAAGATTTAATCGTCAGTTTCCACGATAGTTTATCATGGCTCATGCAAATTATTATGTTCTTAACCCTAGGCTTATTAGTGCTTCCTTCCCAATTTTCCCCTGTCGTGGGTGTCTCAGTTTCGATCGCACTTTTCTTGATTTTCGTAGCTCGTCCTCTCAGTGTATTTTTATGTTTATCACCCATCAAAAAATATAACAATAGGCAAAAACTATTTATTTCGTGGGTAGGGTTAAGAGGTGCAGTACCAATTATTTTATCATTAATGCCAGTGATTAACGGTATCGAAAACGGCAAAGAGATATTTAACCTAGTATTTTTTCTTGTAATTACATCTATCTTAATTCAAGGATTATCCCTTGTGCCGATGGCAAAATTTCTCAAAGTTGTCGATTAG
- a CDS encoding hybrid sensor histidine kinase/response regulator, with product MLKILVIEDEINIAKNIKQILDLSDFYTIIAQDGQEGIELAKEENPDLILCDIMMPILDGYQVLKELKKDAKIESKPFIFLTAKSDRPDFRKGMELGADDYLTKPFSPEELLNAVEIRLQKQAKIQEKNKQELNNLSLKIQKSLPHELYTPLNGMILSANLLNEYAESMSVEEIKEIAQTLLESSRRLHTIGEKFILYIYLELILTNSDKLKEIRSHNHQCLTKTILSTFSQIQAQKLHREEDIVLELEEMTINMAETDFYKIVTELLDNAFKFSQQGDKIKILTNISDDNLCNLFIINQGQGMSIEQLKKITNFLPFNQGLDYADGFGLGLVIVKKILEIYQGSMMIESFVNNETIVHIILPQGSLFD from the coding sequence ATGCTAAAAATTTTAGTTATTGAAGACGAAATAAACATCGCTAAAAATATTAAACAAATTTTAGATTTATCAGATTTTTATACGATTATAGCTCAAGATGGTCAGGAAGGAATTGAGTTAGCAAAAGAAGAAAATCCTGATCTAATTTTATGTGATATAATGATGCCAATTTTAGATGGCTATCAAGTATTAAAAGAACTAAAAAAAGATGCTAAAATTGAGAGTAAACCTTTTATTTTTTTAACAGCAAAATCCGATCGTCCTGATTTTCGTAAGGGTATGGAATTAGGTGCTGATGATTATTTAACTAAGCCTTTTTCTCCCGAAGAATTGTTAAATGCGGTAGAAATTCGTTTACAAAAACAAGCTAAAATTCAAGAAAAAAATAAACAAGAATTAAATAATCTTAGTTTAAAAATTCAAAAATCTTTACCCCATGAATTATATACTCCTCTCAATGGCATGATTTTATCAGCGAATCTTCTCAATGAATATGCGGAATCTATGTCGGTGGAAGAAATTAAAGAAATAGCTCAAACTTTATTGGAATCTTCGAGAAGGTTACATACTATTGGGGAAAAATTTATTCTCTATATTTACTTAGAATTAATCCTCACTAACTCTGATAAATTAAAAGAGATTCGCTCTCACAATCATCAATGTTTAACTAAAACTATTTTATCTACTTTTTCTCAGATTCAAGCCCAAAAATTACACCGAGAAGAAGATATTGTTTTAGAGTTAGAAGAAATGACGATTAATATGGCAGAAACTGATTTTTACAAAATAGTTACAGAATTATTAGATAATGCTTTTAAATTTTCTCAGCAAGGGGATAAAATTAAGATTTTAACGAACATTAGTGATGATAATTTATGCAATCTTTTTATCATAAATCAAGGACAAGGAATGTCGATCGAACAATTAAAAAAAATTACTAATTTCCTTCCTTTTAATCAAGGTTTAGATTATGCTGACGGCTTCGGATTAGGCTTAGTTATCGTCAAAAAAATACTAGAAATTTATCAAGGTTCAATGATGATTGAAAGTTTTGTCAACAATGAAACTATTGTCCATATTATTTTACCCCAAGGATCGCTATTTGATTAA
- a CDS encoding ATP-binding protein produces MSDKYIKHLVSCDNEQELLNFISDTNNSAQTLKIIKFLQEKLEILDNQLEKINDFSCLTKTLDSLKNIHILFIEDNIISVKILEHRLLLETEYKFNLIHKNSLEKGFKSIEEYGENYFDLVILDLNLPDSYGLNTLKKFKAKFKHIAVIVLTGDYEKKLALETIKMGAQDYLVKQYYLGNKTIPNDVFMLPLLSAIERQEKENQLECQRLQIYLTNEKLKQSQEVVEQNLATFDVAVDGLAILQDDRYIYMNKAHLTMFGYEKLEELPTNNWRNFYFDDQIQHFESQILPSLIKNKVWRGEGIAKRKDQSTFPLELSLTLTDKNYLICVCRDISKRKESEKILKQALLKAEEVNELKSRLITLTSHEFRTPLTVISSSVGILKTFENKLSYEDKQEHFKTIQTYIEHTTKLLDDILLINRAEAKELSYLPESINIYNFCQTIVKEICQTYPHNQIIFQLTNQEPLNIEKYQRSLDRKLLTQIITNLISNSVKYSPHHEKIEVLLTIEPKNIILEIVDRGIGIPLEDQSSLFNTFYRGENVGNIQGTGLGLSIVKECVNLLKGTISVKSKVNQGTTISINIPC; encoded by the coding sequence ATGTCAGATAAGTATATAAAACATTTAGTTTCTTGTGATAATGAACAAGAATTACTGAATTTTATCAGTGATACTAATAATTCTGCTCAAACGTTAAAGATAATCAAATTTTTACAAGAAAAGCTAGAAATATTAGATAATCAGTTAGAAAAAATTAATGATTTTTCTTGTTTAACTAAAACCCTTGATAGTTTAAAAAATATTCATATTTTATTTATTGAAGATAATATTATATCTGTTAAAATTTTAGAACATAGATTATTATTAGAAACAGAATATAAATTTAATTTAATCCATAAAAATAGTTTAGAAAAAGGATTTAAAAGTATTGAAGAATATGGCGAAAATTACTTTGATTTAGTGATTTTAGACTTAAACTTACCCGACAGTTATGGGTTAAATACCTTAAAAAAATTTAAGGCTAAATTTAAACATATTGCGGTGATTGTTTTAACAGGAGATTATGAAAAAAAACTAGCTTTAGAAACGATTAAAATGGGTGCGCAGGATTATTTAGTTAAACAATATTATTTAGGAAATAAAACTATTCCTAATGATGTTTTTATGTTACCTTTATTAAGTGCCATTGAACGACAAGAAAAAGAAAATCAATTAGAATGTCAAAGATTGCAGATATATTTAACCAATGAAAAATTAAAACAATCTCAGGAAGTCGTAGAGCAAAATCTAGCCACTTTTGATGTTGCCGTGGATGGATTAGCCATTTTACAGGACGATCGATATATTTACATGAATAAGGCACATTTAACCATGTTTGGCTATGAAAAATTGGAAGAATTACCGACAAATAATTGGCGAAATTTTTATTTTGATGATCAAATTCAACATTTTGAAAGTCAAATTTTACCCTCATTAATTAAGAATAAAGTATGGAGAGGAGAAGGGATTGCCAAAAGAAAAGATCAATCAACTTTTCCCTTAGAATTATCTTTAACTTTAACTGATAAAAATTATTTAATTTGTGTTTGTCGAGATATTTCTAAAAGAAAAGAATCAGAAAAAATCTTAAAACAAGCATTATTAAAAGCGGAGGAAGTTAACGAATTAAAATCCCGTTTAATCACCCTCACAAGCCATGAATTTCGCACTCCATTAACGGTAATTTCTTCTTCTGTGGGAATCTTAAAAACCTTTGAAAATAAATTATCCTATGAAGATAAACAAGAACATTTTAAAACTATTCAAACTTATATAGAGCATACCACCAAATTATTAGATGATATTTTATTAATCAATCGAGCGGAAGCTAAAGAATTAAGTTATCTACCCGAAAGTATTAATATTTATAATTTTTGTCAAACTATTGTTAAGGAAATTTGCCAGACTTATCCCCATAATCAAATAATTTTTCAATTGACTAATCAAGAACCATTAAACATAGAAAAATATCAACGATCGTTAGATAGAAAACTCTTAACTCAAATTATCACAAATCTAATCTCTAATAGTGTTAAATATTCTCCTCACCACGAAAAAATTGAGGTATTATTAACCATAGAACCTAAAAATATTATCTTAGAAATTGTCGATCGAGGTATCGGGATTCCCTTAGAAGATCAATCCTCTTTATTTAACACTTTTTATCGGGGCGAAAATGTTGGTAATATTCAAGGTACAGGCTTAGGATTATCGATCGTCAAGGAATGTGTAAACTTGCTTAAAGGTACAATTTCTGTCAAAAGTAAAGTTAATCAAGGTACAACAATCTCTATCAATATACCATGTTGA